DNA from Dama dama isolate Ldn47 chromosome 5, ASM3311817v1, whole genome shotgun sequence:
tttgtttttaataaatccATATTGCCACTtaagtattattattaactaagaGCTAGAGAAATTAAtcaattcataaaaattaaaagtgaaaaataattacTGGAATTTAGTAATTCAAGTGACTTGAGAACATTTATTCCTCCCAACAGTATAGATTTCATAGTATTCTGTGTGTTCTAATGTATAGATTTCAGGAATCTGAGTTCATTACTATTCATTATCTGATGCAGCTTTTTTTAAGGACTCTTTTGAAAACTCCTCCGGGTACAATAGCTCTTTGCACTGTTTTTCTGTCTGCTCTTACTAAAGAGACCTGAGGAACCTATTGATTTGCCAGCAATAGCTAGTCAGTTGATGGTCCTTAAGCAAATCATCATTTAATAACCTATGTTATAAAATGAGACTGTTGGAATACTACATCTCAAGTTTTCCACAAcactcttcattttatttctgccTGGTCCCCTGAAGTTACATTTGGATGCCCGTGGTCATCGGCCCTATGACAAGAGGAGGGAAGAGGCTCCCAGCCTGAGACCTGTACCCCCTCCCATCAGCGGAGGTGGCTATCGGGCTCGTCCCCCCAAATCAGCTCTGGGCCAGAAGAAAGTGGAGAGAAAGCCCCCTGATGCTGATGGCTGCCTGCACGCTGACCCGGACCTGGTGGGTACACAGATGGCTCTGTCAGCGGTGGGcctcccctgtggagaaaacctGTATTTATCATGTCTTCCTAATGAAGCACTGACCCACATTACCATCATtgtcattttgtttgtttcttctagaTGTAAATACGGAATATAAACTTACTGGGCCTTGGGCTGAGGGtgcttttctagttttctttggTCTGTAACCAAGATTACAAATCAGGACACAGGGTGTTGCCTCTCCTTTGCACTTGCCCACTTTGTCTGTTCAGGTGGTAATACTTTCATACCTAATTACATTTGTTCTGTGGTAAGGATTATTTTTAATCTTCAGAGAATTATAATGGTGAGTCTAGAACTTCTGGTcttatataaagaaaatcaaattgCAAGTTTTTATATTGGTGAAAGATATCATTGAATTTTCACTATGTGCTTGTTTTGCAAATACCTCAACCCTACATCTGATGTTGGCCATTTTCTTTGTATACAGGGTGTGTTGTGTCCTACAGGTTGTCAGTTGCAAGATACTTTGGTAAAACAGGAAAGACCAATCCGAAAGAGTGTAGAAGATTTACGTAATAATGTGGAGTCTGTTTCCCAGACCTCTTCGTCCACCTTTCAGTATATAACTCTGCTAAAAAACATGTGGAAAGAAAGGCAGAATCAAGTAAAAGGTAGATATCCTTGTGGTTTCTGTTTGATTCTATTACAAAATTGAAACTGTCAGAGTGCCATGGGAACACACAGTTCTGAGAAGATCCAGGTCTCTAGATGAGCCTGGGTAGTTCAGTATGAGCCTGATTACCCCAAGGTCATCACTTAGGCATCTTCACCTGCAGCTTGTTACATAAGCACTATTCAACTCTAACTCCCAGTCTGGTGTCAGCAAGGATGATTTTCTGGGAAAATTTTCACTGTGAGTCCTTATTTTTATTCTATAAGAAACTTATGACTCTGAAGACAATATATTCACGAGTGAAATTTTAGCATTTATAGATTTAacctttaacattttaaatatatgtgtctATGATATCTTCAGTTGAATTGCAAATAATGATCCCATCATTTGAAACTTGAGATCTGAATTTTGAGTGCTATTGGCTTGGTGGTTAGGAATCAACTAGTGAGTGAACCAGGCATAGGTGTCTCAGGGAGTAGCCTACCCAAATCTGGACATTTTTCCCAAGGAATCATGGCATTTCTCTTGtatatttcttttgtatttctgctgCAGTTATGAGAGATGGATAAGTAAATCAAATGTATCTACTCCATAAGATGTTGAACTTCTGAGATGGAAGGCCTAAGTActgctttctcctcttttccttgtcaaagaaataaataacttaTTGAATATATCATTAGGCTTAATTTTTACCTTAATCTAAAGTAAATTACTAGTGTAGTGACTAGACTATATGTTAATTTATGTATGCCATGGACCAAATAATTTTCCCTAAGTACAACTACATATCATGACTGTCCAATGCCTGAGTCTAGTTTATTCTCAAAATCAAAATCATGATTGTATAGTTGAATACATTTAGTTTTTTTGTCAAGAGAAAATGCTAACCATTCCTACACAATTTCATTTTTCCAGATAATGAAAATGTAGTAAACGAGTACTCCTCACATCTGGAAAAGCACCAGTTATATATAGATGAGACTGTGAACAGTAATATCCCAACTAAGCTTCGTGTGCTCCGTGCAATTCTGGAAAATTTGAGaagcaaaatacaaaaattaGAATCGGATGTCTCAACTCAGATGGAATACTGCCGCACCCCATGTACTGTCACTTGCAATATTCCTGTGGTGTCTGGCAAAGGTAACTAGTTAAAACATATTTATAGAAGGTTACAGAAGAATTCACACTCTCTAAAAATAAGAGAACTAAAACAAGTTCAGTGGATTTTCCCCAACAGATCCTAAGTACATCTCAGCACATCATGAAGATATCCCCAGCATACCTAATGCACTCGCCAGTTTTTGAAGAGTAGGAAGCAGTGTAATGATGCTGGTAGCTCAATGGGTGTAATGTACATGCTTGCTTGAATAGATGGGAACCATGGATAGATGCAGGGATTTCTCCATCACATGTgttctggaagtttatggtttaTGGATATCAGGACACAAAAGATGGAGAAGGGCTTTTTCACTCCCTTGGAAGATAGGATTCCTTGAAACCGAGTGTGATTTTTAGTAAGAGGAAGCTTCAGTTTCTATAACATTTATCCTCAAATGTCTAAAATAAAACATTCCTTAGTAATCAATTATCTTACAAACTTGGTGACTAAATACAAAGTAATGATGTTGTAGTCTCTAAATATAATTTGTTCTCTTATGATTGCAGAATGTGAGGAAATCATCAGGAATGGAGGTGAAACATCTGAAATGTATCTTATTCAGCCTGAGGATTCTAGCAAACCATATAGAGTGTACTGTGATATGAAAACGGAAAAAGGAGGTACATGTTTGATAGCTTTTGACTATTATGCTGAAATTATTTTGATACCATAAAATGCCAGGAAATAAAACCTAGCTTAACAAAACTAACAACAAGCCATTTGATTTGGAATTCAATATGATATTTtagaagttataaaatatttctgagtCACAGTTTTGGGTAAAAGATAAAGCACTTGCAGTTTCAAAAGATTTTGCAAGttttcctttcatatttatttccttattatatCTATTTAAGGGCACTAAATATCAGTGGGCATAAATTAAATGGAAAAGGAAGTCAGACATTGCCCTCAAAGGGGTATTATTTGTTAGTGGTTAATatgtgctattttttttctttcaaccaaAGGATGGACAGTAATTCAGAACCGTCAAGATGGTAGTGTTGACTTTGGCAGGAAATGGGACCCATATAAACAAGGATTTGGAAACATTGCAACCAATGCAGAAGGGAAAAAATACTGTGGTGTACCAGGTAACAACTGGGAGTACAAAATAAGATCAttctttatttagattttttttccatttaaaaaatatagtgcTAGTAGTCTGCTTTTAGGAATTTTAGGAGGTTAAGAAGAATTTACAGAAGGAGCATAAAAGCTAATAATAAGAGGGGAAAGGCAACTTTTTGCTTTCAAAGGTTTTATTTGTggtgagattttcttttctttttcctttaggtGAGTATTGGCTTGGAAATGACAAAATTAGCCAGCTTACCAACATGGGACCCACAAAGCTTTTGATTGAAATGGAGGACTGGAAAGGCGATAAGGTGACGGCACTCTATGAAGGATTTACTGTACAGAATGAGGCCAACAAGTATCAACTCTCAGTGAGCAAATACAAAGGAACAGCAGGCAACGCCCTCATCGAAGGGGCTTCTCAGCTGGTGGGGGAGAACCGCACCATGACTATCCACAACAGCATGTTCTTCAGCACGTACGACAGAGACAACGATGGCTGGTAGGTGCCGCtgcttccctcctgccttcagggcCGTGGCTCATGCTGCTGCCCGAGTCATTAACGACAGAAGCATGGTTAGTGACTCTCGTTTCCTGGGAGGTTCCTATGTGCCAACCACTGTACCAAGCTTTTTCTGGGTCACTCTAAAGCACTTCAGCTTCAAGGTTGCCACTGctatccttattttacaaatgaagagtaGCAAGACTAAGTAATTTACCCAACATTACATAACCATAAAAGATAAAACTGTAATTTGAGCACAGTTACTAAGTAGTGAGTACTTGATAGATTTCTGTATCTCTATCATGGACTGTGTCTTTTGAAACCTCCATTTTGTTTCCCAAGAATCTGTAACACTAAGAGATCTGAAAGCTATCATTTCAGGATAACGTAATGAATATTGATGAATTTGCCACATGGGCCCAATTATCTCCTTTTCTTGCTATAGGGCACAGGAAGCCCTTGGTGCTTTATTGTGACTTTACATATAGAATCAGAGGGAAGGAGTCTTACACCCAGCACTCCTCTGTGGGCTTTGCAAAGAATTAACTTGAGAGCACTGCAGTTGTAATAACTCCAAACACATTTCCTTTCAGGAAAACTACAGATCCCAGAAAGCAGTGTTCTAAAGAAGACGGTGGTGGATGGTGGTATAACAGGTGTCACGCAGCCAATCCCAACGGCAGATACTACTGGGGTGGGGCGTACAGCTGGGACATGGCGAAGCACGGCACAGATGATGGAGTGGTGTGGATGAACTGGCAGGGCTCCTGGTACTCAATGAAGAAGATGTCCATGAAGATCAGGCCTTACTTCCCGGAGCAGTagtacccaccccccaccccacggaTTATTATTCTTCCACACGTAATGACAGCTTTGTATATCATGTTAtcagaaaatttttttcataccttataTCTCTCTAAAGCTATCAAAATGTAGTTGGTGTGAGTTTTCAGAAAGTTTTTAGGACAAATAACATTAAAAACAGCACATGGTTTTCTTTCGTATTTGTCATTTCTATCGCATACCAAGAAGTAACTAAAAGGATGATTGTAGACACTCAGTGTTCATAATTTCCATTCCAGTGGATTGTGAAAAGTTTCAAATTAGGAAGAGAAATTGAGGTGAAGTAAAATCATGTGTTTAAAATCCACTTTGAACCTCTCTTTATTTATGTAAGATCTATCACAGAAAACGCAAAAAGATTTATTCATTAAACTGGTTTATATTACAAAACATTAATGTTGTCTTATTTTGTAATCCACATGGTCACTGAGTTAGGCTTTTAACCTGTAGCAAAGAGAAGCATTCACAACCTCAAGTAGCTAATGAGCTGACAGTGACACCCTGAAGGTTCAGCATTTCACTCTGCTTCAGGGAAAGTCACTGCTCTGCAGAGAGGTAGGCTTGCGGATCACACAGACCAAGAGCACAGCCACAGTCATGTCTCCATTTGTTTTCTGAGGGAAACAGTGAGGTAACAAGCAGCATTTGCCCCTGGAAATGAGGCCTACTGGCCTCAATTGGGTTTTTGTTTCTCACACGGTCACAGCAGAACTAAAACAGAAAtggatttctcttctttccccttcttgggaaatgagtatgtcaactcaaattttctttcactttgtattCTCCATCTGCCGTGGGACAACCCTCTGACCTTCAGTCTTACTTCCCTCTTGCAGTGTCATTGCCACTGATTTTCATGGAAGCATTGTCCTGAAGCCCGTCTTCTTCATCTCTGCATCTaagcaaatgttcatttctaTCATGGCAATGCCATCACTCTCTTAACTCCTCATCATAGCCAACCTTACCTTTTATCCGGTTAACCTCCATAAGTTCTGCCCATCCCTACCTATATTCACGCTGTCACTGTTATAATAAATTAATGTAACAGAGTATATTAAGTgtactaaaaatagaaaattgtgCTAAACATAGAAAATTCTGACCAAGTTACTTTCCTTCTTAATGTTAGCTTGTTGTTATCTAAGTGTTAAAATCCAGGCTTCTTAGCTGGGAGTGAAAATGGTTTGTTACAGTCCCAGCACTGTCTTCTGCCCCTGTCCCCGTTCACCATACATCTACATTCTTGTCACAGTGAATTTTTCACCATTCCAGGAAAGCTGAGGCCCCTTTATATTATGCTCTGGTTGTCAACAGCATCTTTCCTCCAATACCATCTGACAAAttgctgttcattttcaaggcttaCTTTAAATGCCATTTGTTAGGTCTACTTATCTTTCTCCTTTGCTAGTAATAAGCTCTTATTAACCTTTGATTCCAGAATCATCTGTCAGAAAGTctgatttttatacatttataaatattatataatatataaatttatatatattaaaatatatatatgtcttgTATTATTAAGATCTTGctattcagttgttaagtcacatctgactctgtgtgacccagtg
Protein-coding regions in this window:
- the FGB gene encoding fibrinogen beta chain, whose translation is MAATATLVSGLLIKALVQVFSINFSLATSSQTVVHVQAQHSTDYEEEEDDRAKLHLDARGHRPYDKRREEAPSLRPVPPPISGGGYRARPPKSALGQKKVERKPPDADGCLHADPDLGVLCPTGCQLQDTLVKQERPIRKSVEDLRNNVESVSQTSSSTFQYITLLKNMWKERQNQVKDNENVVNEYSSHLEKHQLYIDETVNSNIPTKLRVLRAILENLRSKIQKLESDVSTQMEYCRTPCTVTCNIPVVSGKECEEIIRNGGETSEMYLIQPEDSSKPYRVYCDMKTEKGGWTVIQNRQDGSVDFGRKWDPYKQGFGNIATNAEGKKYCGVPGEYWLGNDKISQLTNMGPTKLLIEMEDWKGDKVTALYEGFTVQNEANKYQLSVSKYKGTAGNALIEGASQLVGENRTMTIHNSMFFSTYDRDNDGWKTTDPRKQCSKEDGGGWWYNRCHAANPNGRYYWGGAYSWDMAKHGTDDGVVWMNWQGSWYSMKKMSMKIRPYFPEQ